The genomic stretch AGGTCGAGCGGGACCCGAGCCGCACCCCGCTCTTCCAGACGCTGTTCACGTTGCAGAACGCGCCCATCCCCGAGCTCGTGTTGCCGGGCCTGACGGTGCGGCCGGCCGACGGTGAGGACACGGGCGTGGCGCTGTTCGAGCTGAGCCTGGACCTGTTCCGTGGCGCGGACGGCTTCAGCGGGACGCTCAACTACAGCACCGATTTGTATGAAGAGGCCACGGCTCAGCGGCTGGCCTCGCACTACCAACGGCTCCTGGAAGGCGTCCTGGCCCGGCCGGACGAGCGTGTCGCCGCGCTGCCGATGATGCTTCCCGAGGCGCGTCAGGCCGTGCTCGAAGCCGCGAGCGGCGCTCGGGAGCCACTTCCGAAGGACGCGCGCATCCACGCGCTCTTCGAGGCACAGGTGTCTCGCACGCCCGACGCGCTGGCCGTGGTGGCGGGCGCCGAGTCGGTGACGTACCGGGAGCTGGATGCGCGGGCGAACGCGCTCGCCCTTCGCCTTCGCGCGGCGGGCGTGGGACTGGAGCATCGCGTCGCGGTGTGCGTGGAGCGCTCGGTGGAGCTGCTGGTCGCGCTGCTCGGTGTGCTCAAGGCTGGCGGGGCGTACGTGCCGCTGGACTCGGAGTACCCGGCGGAGCGCCTGCGCTTCATGTTGGAGGACAGCGGCGCCCGGGTCATCGTGGCCCGTGCTGCGTTCCGCGAGCGACTGGGTGCAGCGGAGGGCTGCGTCTGGCTGGACGCGGAGGTGCCTCCCTCCTCCGGCGTGCCCCAGGCCCCCGCTGTCCTGGTGCCTCCCGAGGCCGCGGCGTACGTGCTCTACACGTCCGGCTCCACGGGCCGGCCCAAGGGCGTGGTCGTCCAGCACCAGTCGCTGGTGAACTTCACCCGCGCGGCGTGGACGTCCTTCCCGGTGGCGCCCGGAGACCGGGTGCTCCAGTTCGCCTCCATCAGCTGGGACACCAGCGCGGAGGAGCTCTACCCGTGCCTCACGAGCGGCGGGACGCTGGTGCTCCGGACTCCGGACATGCTCGACGAGCCCGGTGCGTTCCTGGCGAAGTGTGAAGCGGCGGGCGTGACGCAGCTCAACCTGCCCACGGCCTTCTGGCATGACGTGACGGCGAGCCTCGATGCGGGCACCGCCCGTCTCCCCTCGGGGCTGAAGTGGGTGGTGATTGGCGGCGAACGCGTGGCGCCGGAGCGGGTGGCCCAGTGGCAGCGGAGCGTCGGTGCCGAGCTGCCACTGCTGAACACGTACGGGCTCACCGAGGTGACGGCGGTGGCCACGTCCGTGAACCTGTCAGCGGCCGGAGTCCTGGCGTCCCCGGGCGCCGAGCGCGAGGTCCCCATTGGCCGGGCGCTGACGAACGTGTGGATGTACGTGCTGGACCGCGAGCTGGAGCCCGTCCCCCCGGGCGTACCCGGCGAGCTGTTCATCGGCGGCCGGGGTGTGGCCCGAGGCTACCTGGGCCGGCCGGAGCTGACGGCGGAGCGCTTCGTGCCTTCGCCCTTCGGTGACAGCGAGCGGCTGTACCGGACCGGCGACCTGGCCCGTTGGCGCCGGGACGGGAACCTGGAGTACCTGGGCCGCGGCGACACCCAGGTGAAGGTCCGCGGCGTCCGCATCGAGCCTGGAGAGATTGAGGCCGCCCTCCGCGCGCATCCCACGGTCCACGACGCCGTGGTGCATGTCCGCGAAGACGTCGCTGGCGACAAGCGGCTGGTAGCGTACGTCGTGCTGTCGTCCGCGCCAGACGCGGGCCAGCCGGAGGCGTCCGCCCTTCGGGAACACCTGCGCCGGAACCTCCCCGAGTACATGGTGCCCGCCGCCTTCGTGTCGCTGTCCGCCCTGCCCCTGACGCCCAGTGGCAAGGTGGACCGGAAGGCCCTCCCCGCGCCGGAGGCCTCGCAACTGGCCCTCAAGCGCGACAGCCTGCCACCCGCGACGTTCATGGAGGCCCGGCTGGCGGAGGTCTGGCGGGAGCTGCTGCGAGTCCCCACGGTGGGACGCCACGACAACTTCTTCGAGCTGGGAGGCCACTCCCTGCTGGCCACGCGCGTGGTCGCCCGCGTCCGCGCTGACTTCAACGTGGAGCTGAGCCTTCGCGCCTTCTTCGAGGCCCCCACCGTGGCGGCCCTCGCCGAACGTCTGGGCTCCGCCACGCCCGGCCCCCGGCTGCCACCGCTCACCCGGGCCCGGCGCGACGGGCCGGCGCCGTTGTCCTTCGCCCAGCAGCGCCTGTGGTTCCTGGACCAGCTCCAGCCGGGCAACGCCTCCTACAACATGCCGACGGCGCTGCGCCTGTCGGGGACGCTGGACGTCGACGCCTTGCAGCGCGCCGCGAATGCCCTGGTGGAGCGGCACGAATCACTCCGCACCACGTTCCAGGCCCAGGGCGGCGAGCCCCGCCAGGTCATCCATCCATCGCGAGCGCTGCCGCTGAAGGTGGTGGACCTCTCGGGACTCCAGGGGCGGGCGTACCGGGAATCCGAGGCGTTGAAGCGCGCCACCCACGATGCACAGCAGCCGTTCGACCTGTCCACGGGGCCCCTGCTGCGTGTCACCTTGCTGAAGCTGACCCCCACCGAACACATGCTGGTGCTGTGCATGCACCACATCATCTCGGACGGCTGGTCCATGGGCGTGCTCGTCCGGGAAGTGGCCGCGTTCTACGATGCCTTCCTTCGCGGACAGCCCGCGTCCCTGCCCGAGCTCCCCGTGCAGTTCGCCGACTACGCGGTGTGGCAGCGCGGGTGGATGCAGGGCGAGACGCTGAAACAGCATCTGGGCTGGTGGAAGGAGCAGCTCGCGGGCGCGCCGCACATGCTGGACCTGCCCACGGACAAGCCGCGGCCCGCGGTGGTGACGCACCAGGGCGCTGGCGTGCAGGTACAGCTTCCGCTCGCGCTCAGTCAGGCGCTGGAGGCGTTGGCCCAGAAGGAAGGCGTCACGCCGTTCATGCTGTTGCTCGCGGCCTTCCAGGCGCTGTTGTGCCGGCACTCGGGACAGGACGACGTGCTGGTGGGCTCACCCATCGCCGGGCGCCGTCAGGCCGAGTCCGAGCCACTCATCGGCTTCTTCGTCAACACGCTGGTGCTGCGCGCCCGAATCTCCCCGGAGACGACCTTCCGCCAGTTGTTGGCGCAAGTGCGGGACACCACCCTGGGCGCGTACGAACACCAGGACGTGCCCTTCGAGCGGCTGGTGGAGGAACTCCAGCCCTCGCGAGACCTGAGCCGCACGCCGCTGTTCCAGGCCATCTTCGCCCTGCAGAACGCACCGGGCTCCGAGCTGGCCCTCCAGGAACTCTCCCTGCGAGAGCTGGAGCCGACGCATGGTGTCAGCCGGTTCGAGCTGGAGCTGGCGGTGGCCCGCCTCCCGGAGGGCTACCAGGGCGCGCTCATCTACAGCACCGAGCTGTTCGAGCCCGCCACGGCGGAGCAACTGATGGAGCATCTCCGGCTGCTGCTGGAAGGCGCCGTGGCGTCACCGGATGACCCCGTGTCCACCCTTCCCCTCCACACGGAGGCGGAGCAGCAACAGTTGATGGTGGACTGGAACAGCACCACCTCCAGCGTCCAGCGCGGTGGCATCTTCCACACGCGCTTCGAGCAGCAGGTGGGACGCACGCCCAACGCGCCTGCCGTGGCGTTGGATGAGCAGGTGCTGTCCTTCAGCCAGCTCAACGCGAAGGCGAACCAGCTCGCCGCGCACCTGCGCACGCTGGGCGTGGGCCCGGAAGTCCGCGTGGGCCTGTGCCTGGAGCGTACGCTGGAAGCCATCATCAGCCTGCTGGCGGTACTGAAGGCCGGAGGGGCCTTCGTCCCCATCGACCCGATGGCGCCCACGCAGCGCCGCTCCTTCATGCTGGAGGACAGCGGGGCCACCGTGCTGCTCACCGTCCAGCACCTGGCCGAGGCCTGGCGGCCCCAGGTCCAGCATCTGCTGTGCCTGGACACCGTGGCCTCGAAGCTGGCGTCACTGCCCACGTACAACGTCCCCGCGAACGTGCGCGGAGAGAACCTCGCGTACATCATCTACACGTCCGGCTCCACGGGCACTCCCAAGGGCGTCATGGTGCAGCACCGCTCGCTGCCGTGGTTGCTCCAGGGAATGACGGAGTCGCTGGAGATGTCCGAGCCCGCCGGGCAGCGCCTCAGTCTCAACGCGCCGCTGTACTTCGACGGCACCGTCGAGCGGCTCATGCACCTGGCGGAGGGACACTGCCTGTGTCTGGTGCCAGAGGCCACGCGGAAGGACCCGGACGCGATGGTGGCGTGGTTGGAGCAGCAGCGCGTCGACATGCTGGATTGCACGCCCGCGCAGCTGGCACTCCTACTCCAGGCCGGGCTCCTCGAACGAAGCCACGTCCCCGCCAGGATTTTCTGCGGAGGCGAGGCCATGTCGCCCATGCTCTGGAATCGACTGGCCAGCACGGAGCGCACGACGGCCTTCAACGTCTACGGCCCGACCGAGAGCACGGTGTGCGCCACCTCCGCGCGCGTTCAGGGCAACCCGAGTCCCGTTCCCGTCATCGGTCATCCCATCGCGGGAACGCGGGTGTACGTGTTGGACTCGCACCAGCAACTGGCGCCGCTGGGAACCGCGGGCGAGCTGTGCATCGCGGGAGAAGGTGTGGCCCGGGGCTATTTTGGCAGGCCGGGACTGACGGCGGAGCGCTTCATCCCGGACGCCTTCAGTGGACAGCCGGGGGCCCGCCTCTACCGCACGGGAGACAAGGCCCGGTGGCGGCATGACGGCACGCTGGAGTACCTGGGCCGGCTCGACTTCCAGGTGAAGGTGCGGGGCTTTCGCATCGAGCTGGGCGAAATCGAGGCGGCCCTGCGCACCCACGGCCAGGTCCAGGACGCCGTGGTGCTCGCGCGCGAGGACGTACCGGGCGACAAGCGGCTCGTGGCCTACGTCGTGGGCGACTCGGTCACCGCCGAATCGCTGCGCCAGCACCTCCTGCAGCGGCTGCCTGAGTACATGGTGCCGTCGGTCTTCGTGCCACTGGGCGCCCTGCCGCTGACGTCCACTGGCAAGGTGGACCGCAACGCGCTGCTGGCACCGGACGCATCCCAGCTCGCGCTCACGCGCGACGTCGAGCCGCCCGCGACGCCCACGGAGGCTCGGCTGGCGGAAATCTGGAAGGAGCTGCTGCGAATCCCCACCGTGGGCCGGCATGACAACTTCTTCGAGCTGGGCGGACACTCCCTGCTGGCCACCCAGGTCGTGGCCCGTATCCGCGACGCCTTCGATGTGGAACTGAACCTGCGCGCGTTCTTCGCGGCCCCCACCGTGGCGACGCTCGCCGAGCGGCTGGCCTCCACGACGCCCAGGCTCCGGCTCCCGCCCTTGACGCGCGCCGGGAGGGACGGTTCGGTGCCGCTCTCCTTCGCACAGCAGCGGCTGTGGTTCTTGGATCAGCTCAATCCTGGAGACGTGTCGTACAACATGCCGTCCGCGCTGCGGCTGTCGGGGATGCTCGATGTCGAAGCCCTGCGGCGAGCCGTGAGTGCCATGGTGGAGCGGCACGAAGCGCTCCGCACCACGTTCCAATCGGTGGCTGGCGAGCCCCGGCAGGTCATCCACCCACCACACGACACGGTGGTGGAGGTCGTGGACCTCTCGGACATCCAGGACCGGGCCCAGCGGGAGGCGGAGGCGATGACGCGCGCCACCCGGAATGCCCGACAGCCGTTCAATCTCGCCACGGGGCCGCTGCTGCGCGCCACGCTGCTGAAGCTGGAACCGTCCGAGCACGTCCTGTTGCTGTGCCTGCACCACATCGTCTCGGACGGCTGGTCCATGGGCGTGCTGGTGCGTGAGGTGACCACGTTCTATGAGGCCTTCCAGAACGGGAACCCCGCGGCCCTTCCCGAGCTTCCGGTTCAGTACGCCGACTACGCGCTCTGGCAGCGGGGGTGGCTCCAGGGCGAGACGCTGAAGGAACAGCTCGGCTGGTGGAAGTCGCAGCTGGCCGGTGCACCCCATGCGCTGGAGTTGCACACCGACAAGCCCCGGCCCGCGGTGCTGCGTCACCACGGCGCGGTGGTGCCGGTGCTGCTGCCCCAGGAACTCGCGCTGATGCTGGATGCGCTGGCGCAGCGTGAAGGCGTCACGCCGTTCATGCTGCTGCTCGCGGCCTTCCAGTCGGTCCTGGCCCGTCATGCCGGGCAGGATGATGTGTTGGTCGGCTCGCCCATCGCCGGCCGGCGCCACGCGGAGACCGAGCCGCTCATCGGCTTCTTCGTGAACACGCTGGTGCTGCGCGCCCGCCTCACGCCCGCGATGACCTTCCGTCAGCTTCTGGCGCAAGTCCGTGACGCCACGCTGGGCGCGTATGAGCATCAGGACGTGCCCTTCGAGCGGTTGGTGGAGGAGATCCAGCCCTCGCGAGACCTGAGCCGCACGCCGCTGTTCCAGGTGATGTTCGCGTTGCAGAACACCCAGGTCCCCGAGCTGGCCTTGCCCAAGCTGTCGGTCCGTCCCGCGGACGCCGACGACTCGGGGGTGACGCTGTTCGAGCTGAGCCTGGACCTGGTGCGTGCCCAGGATGGCTACGAGGGTGCGCTCGTCTACAGCACCGAGCTGTTCGAGCGGGCTACGGCGGAACGGCTGGCCACCCATCTCCGGCTGCTGCTGGAGCGTGCCGTGGCCGCGCCGGACCTGGCCATCGCCACCCTGTCCCTCCACACGGAGACGGAGCAGCAGCAGTTGATGGTGGACTGGCACGACATCGCACCGGACCGCGAGCGTGGTGTGCTCTTCCACACGCGCTTCGAGCAGCAAGCCGCGCGCACGCCCGAGGCCCCCGCCGTGACACTGGGGGCGCAGGTGCTGTCGTTCGCCCAACTGGACGCGAGGGCCAACCAGCTTGCCTCGTCCCTGCGCTCGCTGGGCGTGGGCCCCGAGGTCCGCGTGGGCTTGTGCCTGGAGCGCACGCCGGACGCCATCGTCGCGGTGTTGGCGGTGCTCAAGGCGGGTGGCGCCTTCGTGCCCATCGACCCGTCAGCGCCGGCACGGCGCAAGTCCTTCGTCCTGAAGGACAGCAATGCGTCCGTCCTGCTCACCGTCCAGCCGTTGGCGGATGCCTGGAAGCCTCAGGTCCGGCATCTGCTGTGTCTGGACACCGGGGCGTCGAACCTGGCGTCACGGCCCACGGATGACGTCGCGGTGGAGGTCCGAGGCGAGAACCTCGCGTACGTCATCTACACATCCGGCTCCACCGGCACGCCCAAGGGCGTCATGGTGCAGCACCACTCGCTGGCTTCGCTGCACGTGGCCTCGAACCTCGCGTTCCACCTGGGGCAGGCGCCGGGGCAGCGGTTCAGCCTCAACGCGCCGCTCTACTTCGACGTCAGCATGGACCAGCTCGTCCATCTGGCGGACGGGCACTGCTTGTGCCTGCTGCCCGACGACACACGGAGGGATCCGGAGGCGATGCTGGCGTGGCTGGAGCAACAACGCGTGGACGTCTTGGACTGCACGCCCGCGCAGCTGACGCTCGTGCTCCAGGCTGGGCTGCTGGAGCGTGCCCACGTCCCGGCGCGGATTCTGTGCGCGGGTGAAGCCATGGACCCGTCGCTCTGGAGCCGCCTGGCGAGCACGGAGCGCACGACGGCGTTCAACGCCTACGGCCCCACGGAGAGCACCGTGTACGCGACGTTCGCGAAGGTGCAGCACAGCCCGAGTCCGGTCCCCGTCATCGGCAAGCCGCTCGCGGGGACTCGGGCGTACGTGCTGGATGCGCGGCAGCAACTGGCCCCCCTGGGCACCGCGGGCGAGCTCTACCTGGCGGGGGATGGCCTGGCCCGAGGCTACCTGGGCCAGCCAGGCCTCACGGCGGAGCGCTTCGTCCCCCACCCGTTCGCGACCATGCCGGGCGAGCGGCTCTATCGCACGGGCGACAAGGCCCGCTGGCGGCATGACGGCACGCTGGAGTACCTGGGCCGGCTCGACTTCCAGGTGAAGCTGCGCGGCTTCCGCATCGAGCTGGGCGAAATCGAAGCGGCCCTGCGTGCACACGAAGCGGTCCAGGACGCCGTGGTGCTGGCGCGCGAGGACGTGCCCGGCGACAAGCGGCTCGTGGCCTACGTCGTGGGCGGCGCCGTCACCGTGGAGGCGCTGCGTCAGCACCTCCAGCAGCGGCTGCCCGAGTACATGGTGCCTCCGGCCTTCGTCTCACTGCCGGCCCTGCCCCTGAACCCCAGTGGCAAGGTGGACCGCAAGGCCCTGCCCTCGCCCACGCTCGCGGACACCCGAAGCCAGGAGGTCCACGTGGCGCCGCGGGATGGGCTGGAGCTGCGGCTCGTGCGTACCTGGGAGCAGTTCCTGGGAGTGGCGCCCATCAGCGTGCGCTCCAGCTTTTTCGAGCTGGGGGGCCACTCGCTGCTGGCCGTGCGTCTGGTCGCGGCCCTGCGCGAGTCCCTGGGCCGGCCGCTTCCCCTGGCCGCGCTGTTCCAGGCCCCCACGGTGGAGCAGCTCGCCGCGTTCCTGCGCCGCGAGGACTCTGGACCGGCGTCGTCTCTGGTCCCGTTCGACGCGGGCCGGAGTGGAACGGAGGTTCCGTTCTTCTGCGTGCACCCAGTCGGAGGCAACGTCCTGACCTACGCGGAGCTGGCCCGGCTGCTGGGGCCGGAGCGCCCGTTCTACGGACTCCAGGCGCAAGGGCTCGACGGCAGCACGCCGCCGCTGGGCACGGTGGAGGAGATGGCCGCCGCCTATGTGGAGGCCATCCGCACGGTCCAACCCGCCGGGCCCTACCTGCTGGGCGGCTGGTCCGTGGGCGGCGTCATTGCCTATGAAATGGCGCGCCAGCTTCGCGAGCGTGGCGACACGGTGGCCTTGTTGGCGCTCATCGACGCCTACACGCCCGCGGTGCTCAACGCCGCCGAGCCGGAGCCCGACGCCGCGCAGGTCGTCTCCGCTTTCGCGAGCGACCTGCTGGGCATCGGGTTCGCGGACCTGGCCACGCCGGACGCGTCCCAGTCGCCCGAGGCCCAGGTAGAAGCGCTCTGGGAAGCCGGTCAGCGCGCGGGCGCCCTGACGCCCGGAATGGAGCCCGCGCACCTACGGGCCCTGCTCCAGGTCTTCGAGGCCAACCTCCGGGCCGCCCGCCGCTACCAGCCGCCCGCGCTGAACCCGGGCCGGGTGTTGCGGCTCCAGGCGACGGAGGGCGCGGAGGGCCTGCCCGAGGACGGCGGATGGAAGGCGCTCGTGGGAACCGGCCTGGAGCAGCACGCCGTGTCCGGCGACCACTACAGCGTGCTGCGCGCCCCGGGGGTCCGCGAGCTGGCGGACCGGCTCCGGAGCGCGCTGAAGCTCACCACCGGGTGAGGAGGAACTCGACGCCCAGGCCCAGCTCCTTGAAGTACTTGGGCGTCCCTCTGATGAGCCGCCGCTCTCCCTCCGTCTTCTTGAGGAGGTAGACCGGCATCGTGAGCCGCACGCCCACCATCTCCGCCAGGTCCACGCCCAGGCGGGCCTCCGGAACCGTCAGCGCCCATTCGTTGGGCTTGCTGAGGTAGCCCGCGGACACGCCCAGTCCGGCGCGCCACCGGACGTACGGCCCCAGGTCGAGGAACGGAATCGCGCCGGAGAAGCCGTCCATGTCGGAGACGCAGTCGATGTAGAGGCCCAGCGAGGCCCAGCGGATGCGGGTGTCGTTGGGCACGAGCTGGTCCATGTCCCGCACGCCCAGCCCGGACAGCACGGCGCCGAAGCGCCACTCATTGCGGCTGTAGGCGTAGTCGTCGCGTCCCTGCTCGGACGCCAGGAACGGAAGCTCCACGCCCACGCCCACACCGCGCTGGCGCATGGCGCTGAGCGTCCAGACATGGTGCGGCTTCGAATACGTCAGCCACTCGTCCAGGAACGCGGCGCCCGCGGGACGGAGCGGAATCTTGAGATTGCCCCGCTGCTGCGTGACGAGGCTGTGGAAGGCGGTGCCCACGCGTTGGCGGACCGGGATGAGGTCCTCTCGGGTCCCCGTGGCTTCAATCCCCTCCATGACGCCTTCGCTGTACTGGTAGCCCACGTCGCCCAGCACGGAGAGCAGGTCGTCGACCTGTCCCTTCTGAAGCTGTCCCGCTTCCGCCTTCTTCGTCAGGGCATCGGTGGCCTGGCGCAGCCGCCCCAATTGCGGCGTCGTCGTGCAGTCATTGCCCACGACGCAGCGGAAGCCGAGCGAGTCGATGCCCAGGACCTTCAGCACGCGGAGCTCACGATCCCTCAGACGCTCCTTGCCAGCGCGAGGCACCAGCAGGTCGACGGCGCGCGTCGAGGTGAGCTGAGTGGACAGGAAGCGGATGGCGTCCTGCATGCCCCGGTAGAAGTCGTGCTCGCGGAAGCGCCGGTCGAAGAAGCCCATCATCGCGAACTGGAACTCCGACGGGAGCACGGACGTGCGGCGAGGAATCTGGATGCGGCCCGACAGATTGATGTCGTGCTCCAGCGTGTTGAGCACGGCGCTGTCGCGCGCGGCGTTCAGCACGTTGCCCAGGTACTGGAAGTAGGCCTCGTCCAAGGGGCTGCGGGAGCGCTCCGGCCGTTCCGGCGGTGACGCCCAGTCCCAGCCGACCGCGTCCTGGTCCAGGTAGACGACGGGGAAGCGCTCACGATTGAGCGTCGTCTCCCGCGAGGTTCCGCGCTCCACCCACCGCGAGCCGAGCCGCACCGCCAGGTCCACGGGGTTGTTGTTGAGCACGCCGCCGTCAATGAGCTTGAGGGACTCCAGGGGCCCCCATTGCGTCTGGTTGAAGAAGGAGACCTCGACGGGAACAGGGGGGAACGCGAGCGGAAAGGCCCCGGAGGCCTGCGGGGTAAGCAGCAGGTTCGACAGGGACACCTCATGTCCGCCGTCGCCCGTCGGTTGGGCGCCCAGCGCCGGGTAGTACGCGAGCTCCTTGGGCTTCACTCCGATGTGGGGGAACGACGCGCTCACCGCGCCCTCCATGAAGGGCAGCCGGGCGGTGAGCTTCCCTTCGCCCTGCGTCATTACCTGGACGACCAGCTTCTCCGTCACGCGCTTCAGCTTGAACTGGGCGTCGGGTCCGCCGTCGCCGAAGGGAACTTCGCGCCCTCGCAGGTTCGTCACGGTGATGCCGTAGGCGAAGGTGCAGTCCTCCTTGAAGCGGGTCGTCTGGGCCTTCTTCAGGATGAGCTGCAGGGTGTCCTGCATGTGGGGCTCGCTGAAGAGATGCGTGCCCTGAGGTGGCTCATTCCGCTCTTCGGGGAGCAGCCGCCCCAGGTCGAGCTGGTCGATCCACACAGTCCAGAAGAGGCTCTGCTCCGGAGACCACGTGGGCTGGGCGAACGCCGTGTCACACGAAGCCAGTCCCCCGAGCAGCGCGTTCACCGCCCCCGCCGAGGCGCCCGTCCACACACGCGGCGCGGGGTTGCCCAGGTCCGCCTGCTCGCCTTCTCGCTGCGCGACGCTCCAGAACCGGACCAGTGTGGAGATGAACCCCGCCTGATACGCGCCCAGGCTGATGCCGCCGCTGACGACCAGGGCCGGCGCGCTGCGCTCCGTCTCCTCGGCCAGGGCGCGGGCCCGCGCGGGGTCTTCGATGTGCGGTGGCAGGAACGGCGTCCCCTCGGGGACGAGCGCGGTGTCCTTCGCGAAGGCGTCACCATCCGGCGGAATGGGCGGCACCTCGGGGCTCACCGCCGGAACGTCTTCAGTGACAGCGCTGGCCGGCACTTCGCCCGGTTCGGCTTCGGGCAGCGCCGCTGGCGCATCAGGTGGGGCGTCCGCCGACACGGGGTTGGCGGGTGTGGAGGAGTCCTCGGCCTCGGATGGGGCCAGTGGGACGGCTTGCGCCTGCGCGGTGCTGGTGGTTGCGAGCAGGACCACGGCACAGGCACGAAGAAGGTTCTTTGGCATTCACGGGGCTCAGATGAAGGTCGACGTTGAGGCTATCCCTCAATCCTGACCCTGATCCCGGAAGCCCGGCAACCACGGAAGGCGCCGGGGAAGCTGTCGTCCCCGGCGACCTTTGTTCGAAGGCCTACGACTTCTGCAGCTCGTGCGAGCTGTCGGCGGCGGCCTGCTCCGGTGCCGCGACGAACAGGGCGTCGCCCGTGCTGGACACCTGGGGACGCAGCGGCGCGGCCACCGACTCGTGGACCAGCGCGGGAACCACCACGGGCTCCACGATGGCGGCGGCCTGGGCGCGCTGCGCGGCCTGCCGGCGGCGCCACACGAAGTAGCCGATGGCTGCCGCGGCCAGCACGCCCATCACGGCGAACTGCCCTTCCTTGAACTTGGAGATCATCGTGTCCAGCTCGCCACCGAAGTGGAAGCCGAGCCAGATGAACACGGGCGCGGACAGCAGCGCCGCCAGGCCATCCCAGAAGATGAAGCGCCAGTAGGACATGCCCACGGAGCCCGCGGTGAAGTACGTCACGGCGCGCACGCCCGGCATGAAGCGGGCGATGCAGACGATCTTCTGCCCGTGCTTGACGAAGAGCCCTTCCACCTTCGCGCGTTTCTCGGGTGTGACAATGCGGGCGAAGAAGCCACCGCCGCCTTCACGTCCCAGCCTCCCCCCCAGCCGGCGGCCGGCGAGGTAGATGAGGCTGTCGCCAACGAGAATGCCCGCGAAGCCGACCACCATCATCACCGACAGGTTGGCGGCCCCCTTGTGGGCCAGGAAACCCCCGAGGATGAGGGAGATGTCCTCCGGAAGAGGAACACCCAGCCCGCAGGCCACCAGGATGCCGAACACGGTGGCATAGGCGAAGAAGCCCTGCGAGTCGCCGAGGAGGTTGGTGAGAAGTTCTTGCACGCGTCGTCCTGTCCATTCACGTCCGAAGGGCCCGCCCCGGCACTCACCTGAGGCCGCCCCTCTAGCGCCCAGACATCAACCGGGCGCGGGTCGTCAAAACTCCGGGTCAACAAGGGGAATCGACTACAAAAATCCCTGAAACCCGGCCTCCGCTTGGGCCCTCTTCGGTGCCCCTCGTCCCTTCTTATTCTCCGACCGCCGCCTCCCGCTGCCCCACTGTCCCGACGTCGCGCCGCCCCTTCGGGCAGCCTGCCCACCTGGGTTCCAGTCGTCCAGGAGGCCCATTCCGCCCCGGCCCGCACTGCGGAACGAGGTGGGAACTCCATCCACCAGGCCCTACCCCATCCCGCATAGCCAGAGCCGCCGGGCAGCTTAACCACCGCCCGCCCGAATGGCGTCACCTTCGGCTCAGGCCGCGGGCGCTTTTCCGATGAGCGTGCGCAGCATGTCCCGGTTGTCCCGGGCCTTCTGGCCGAAGTGCGCGACGATGCCCATCAGCAGCTTCACGCAGGCCTGCGGCT from Myxococcus xanthus encodes the following:
- a CDS encoding patatin-like phospholipase family protein — translated: MPKNLLRACAVVLLATTSTAQAQAVPLAPSEAEDSSTPANPVSADAPPDAPAALPEAEPGEVPASAVTEDVPAVSPEVPPIPPDGDAFAKDTALVPEGTPFLPPHIEDPARARALAEETERSAPALVVSGGISLGAYQAGFISTLVRFWSVAQREGEQADLGNPAPRVWTGASAGAVNALLGGLASCDTAFAQPTWSPEQSLFWTVWIDQLDLGRLLPEERNEPPQGTHLFSEPHMQDTLQLILKKAQTTRFKEDCTFAYGITVTNLRGREVPFGDGGPDAQFKLKRVTEKLVVQVMTQGEGKLTARLPFMEGAVSASFPHIGVKPKELAYYPALGAQPTGDGGHEVSLSNLLLTPQASGAFPLAFPPVPVEVSFFNQTQWGPLESLKLIDGGVLNNNPVDLAVRLGSRWVERGTSRETTLNRERFPVVYLDQDAVGWDWASPPERPERSRSPLDEAYFQYLGNVLNAARDSAVLNTLEHDINLSGRIQIPRRTSVLPSEFQFAMMGFFDRRFREHDFYRGMQDAIRFLSTQLTSTRAVDLLVPRAGKERLRDRELRVLKVLGIDSLGFRCVVGNDCTTTPQLGRLRQATDALTKKAEAGQLQKGQVDDLLSVLGDVGYQYSEGVMEGIEATGTREDLIPVRQRVGTAFHSLVTQQRGNLKIPLRPAGAAFLDEWLTYSKPHHVWTLSAMRQRGVGVGVELPFLASEQGRDDYAYSRNEWRFGAVLSGLGVRDMDQLVPNDTRIRWASLGLYIDCVSDMDGFSGAIPFLDLGPYVRWRAGLGVSAGYLSKPNEWALTVPEARLGVDLAEMVGVRLTMPVYLLKKTEGERRLIRGTPKYFKELGLGVEFLLTRW
- a CDS encoding DedA family protein translates to MQELLTNLLGDSQGFFAYATVFGILVACGLGVPLPEDISLILGGFLAHKGAANLSVMMVVGFAGILVGDSLIYLAGRRLGGRLGREGGGGFFARIVTPEKRAKVEGLFVKHGQKIVCIARFMPGVRAVTYFTAGSVGMSYWRFIFWDGLAALLSAPVFIWLGFHFGGELDTMISKFKEGQFAVMGVLAAAAIGYFVWRRRQAAQRAQAAAIVEPVVVPALVHESVAAPLRPQVSSTGDALFVAAPEQAAADSSHELQKS